In Passer domesticus isolate bPasDom1 chromosome 12, bPasDom1.hap1, whole genome shotgun sequence, the following proteins share a genomic window:
- the IRX3 gene encoding iroquois-class homeodomain protein IRX-3: MSFPQLGYQYIRPLYPAERPGSGGSRGGAELAPSGTLSNVLSSMYGAPYAAAAAAQGYGAFLPYAAELPIFPQLGAQYELKESPGVQHAAFPPHHPAFYPYGQYQFGDPSRPKNATRESTSTLKAWLNEHRKNPYPTKGEKIMLAIITKMTLTQVSTWFANARRRLKKENKMTWAPRSRTDEEGNSYGSDHEGEEDKREDEEEIDLENIDTENIESNKDELEDDLQDADLLHSDSKTDSEGSEGFEDLPGSEERYDKASEGEPHHLRHHHLHHHHHHHHHHKCELPATAAPLGPEPLKPPLPPPPHLSPPSSASSSAASSPTDGALAGALPKPKIWSLAETATSPDNPRKSPGGGSPPAAAPQPLPLPTPPPHRLVSSCPLGKFPNWTNRAFPAHHHHHPPHPLALLNTPHLLGLGAASAAPPAAAFPRPADQAQSAEPVGADRSSALEVEKKLLKTAFQPVQRRPQNQLDAAMVLSALSSS, translated from the exons ATGTCTTTCCCCCAGCTGGGCTACCAGTACATCAGGCCGCTTTACCCGGCGGAGCGCCCGGGGAGCGGCGGCTCCCGCGGCGGAGCCGAGCTGGCCCCGTCCGGGACCCTCTCCAACGTGCTCTCCTCCATGTACGGCGCGCCCtacgccgccgccgccgccgcccagGGCTACGGAGCCTTCCTGCCCTACGCCGCAGAGCTGCCCATCTTCCCCCAGCTG GGCGCCCAGTACGAGCTGAAGGAGAGCCCGGGGGTGCAGCACGCCGCCTTCCCCCCCCACCACCCTGCCTTCTATCCCTACGGGCAGTACCAGTTCGGGGACCCGTCGCGGCCCAAGAACGCCACTCGGGAGAGCACCAGCACCCTCAAGGCCTGGCTCAACGAGCACCGGAAAAATCCCTACCCCACCAAGGGCGAGAAGATCATGCTGGCCATCATCACCAAAATGACCCTCACCCAGGTCTCCACCTGGTTCGCCAACGCGCGGCGGCGGCTCAAGAAGGAGAACAAAATGACCTGGGCCCCCCGCAGCAGGACGGACGAGGAGGGCAACTCCTACGGGAGCGACCACGAGGGGGAAGAGGACAAGagggaggacgaggaggagatCGACCTCGAGAACATCGACACAGAGAATATCGAAAGCAACAAGGACGAGCTGGAGGACGATCTACAGGATGCCGACCTCCTGCACTCTGACTCCAAAACGGACTCGGAGGGATCCGAAGGCTTTGAGGACCTGCCCGGCTCCGAGGAGCGCTACGACAAGGCCTCCGAGGGCGAGCCGCACCACCTCCGCCACCACCACCtgcaccaccaccaccatcaccaccaccaccataAGTGCGAGCTGCCCGCCACGGCCGCACCGCTCGGCCCGGAGCCCCTCaagccgccgctcccgccgccgccgcacctCTCGCccccttcctctgcctcttcctccGCCGCCTCCTCCCCGACGGACGGCGCTTTGGCCGGCGCCTTGCCGAAACCCAAGATCTGGTCGCTGGCCGAGACCGCCACCAGCCCGGACAACCCCCGCAAGTCTCCTGGCGGCGGCTCTCCGCCGGCGGCCGCCCCCCAGCCGCTGCCGCTGCCCACCCCGCCGCCCCACAGACTCGTCTCCTCCTGCCCCCTGGGCAAGTTCCCCAACTGGACCAACCGCGCATTCCCggcccaccaccaccaccaccccccGCACCCGCTGGCCTTACTGAACACTCCccacctgctggggctgggggccgCCTCCGCcgccccccccgccgccgccttcCCGCGGCCCGCGGACCAGGCGCAGAGCGCGGAGCCCGTCGGAGCAG ATCGATCTAGTGCCTTGGAAGTAGAGAAAAAGTTACTAAAGACAGCTTTCCAGCCAGTGCAGAGGCG GCCCCAGAACCAACTTGACGCCGCTATGGTTCTATCGGCGCTCTCATCATCATAG